From one Brachypodium distachyon strain Bd21 chromosome 4, Brachypodium_distachyon_v3.0, whole genome shotgun sequence genomic stretch:
- the LOC100831065 gene encoding bidirectional sugar transporter SWEET13 has product MAGLSLEHPWAFAFGLLGNVISFMSYLAPIPTFIRIYKSKSTEGFQSVPYVVALFSAMLWIYYALVKSNESLLITINAAGCVIETIYVVMYFVYAPRKAKLFTAKIMLLLNGGVFGVILFCTLFLAHGEKRVVSLGWICVAFSVSVFVAPLSIIGRVIKTRSVEYMPFSLSLSLTLSAVVWFLYGLLIKDKYVALPNILGFSFGVVQMALYMFYMNKTPIVRGDGKEGKLPAAEEHVVVNMAKLGGGATPDNKNCGSEVYPVEVKALPKSCAAGVDRPLVDPTARPATVEVV; this is encoded by the exons ATGGCTGGCCTATCTCTGGAACACCCCTGGGCATTCGCCTTTGGCCTTCTAG GCAACGTCATCTCCTTCATGAGCTACCTGGCCCCAAT ACCGACGTTTATCCGTATCTACAAGAGCAAGTCGACGGAGGGATTCCAGTCGGTCCCGTACGTGGTGGCGCTCTTCAGCGCGATGCTGTGGATCTACTACGCGCTGGTGAAGAGCAACGAGAGCCTCCTGATCACCATCAACGCGGCGGGCTGCGTGATCGAGACCATCTACGTGGTCATGTACTTTGTGTACGCGCCCAGGAAGGCCAAGCTGTTCACGGCCAAGATCATGCTCCTCCTCAACGGCGGCGTCTTCGGCGTCATCCTCTTCTGCACGCTCTTCCTCGCCCACGGCGAGAAGCGCGTCGTCTCCCTCGGCTGGATCTGCGTCGCCTTCTCCGTCAGCGTCTTCGTCGCCCCGCTCAGCATCATCGGCCGCGTCATCAAGACCCGGAGCGTCGAGTACAtgcccttctccctctccctctccctcaccCTTAGCGCCGTCGTCTGGTTCCTCTACGGCCTTCTCATCAAGGACAAATACGTCGCg CTGCCGAACATTCTTGGGTTCTCCTTCGGGGTGGTCCAGATGGCGCTGTACATGTTCTACATGAACAAGACGCCGATAGTGCGCGGCGACGGGAAGGAGGGGaagctgccggcggcggaggagcacgTCGTGGTCAACATGGCaaagctcggcggcggcgccacacCCGATAATAAGAACTGCGGCTCCGAGGTGTACCCGGTCGAGGTCAAAGCCCTGCCCAAGAGCTGCGCGGCCGGCGTTGACCGTCCGCTGGTGGATCCTACGGCTCGTCCTGCGACTGTCGAGGTGGTCTAG